The following are encoded in a window of Cupriavidus oxalaticus genomic DNA:
- a CDS encoding styrene monooxygenase/indole monooxygenase family protein has protein sequence MRQRIAIVGAGQSGLQMALGLQAAGYQVTLLSNRTPDQVRAGKVMSSQCMFDRALQTERDLGLNWWEDTCPPVEGIGLAVPHPEQPGAKVIDWAAPLDRAAQAVDQRLKMPAWMEAFAARGGDLRIVDVGVDELEDLTREHELVLLAAGKGEIVSRFERDAQRSPFDKPQRALALTYVTGMVPREPFSRVCFNLIPGVGEYFVFPALTLSGPCEIMVFEGVPGGPMDRWAEARTPAQHLAESLRILRTYAPWEAERCGQVALTDDNGILSGRFAPTVRKPVLTLPSGRLVFGMADAVVVNDPITGQGSNNAAKCCKVYLDAILAQGERPFDRDWMEQTFARYWQYAGDVVAWTNSLLTPPPPHILALLGAAGQSPALAARIANGFDNPTDFFPWWMDPQACHQLIDHHLPQAA, from the coding sequence ATGCGCCAACGCATCGCCATCGTCGGGGCCGGGCAGTCCGGGCTGCAAATGGCCCTCGGGCTGCAGGCGGCCGGCTACCAGGTCACACTGCTGTCCAACCGCACGCCGGATCAGGTCCGTGCCGGCAAGGTCATGTCAAGCCAGTGCATGTTCGATCGCGCCTTGCAGACCGAGCGCGACCTCGGCCTCAACTGGTGGGAGGACACATGCCCTCCGGTCGAGGGCATCGGCCTGGCCGTGCCGCATCCCGAGCAGCCTGGCGCGAAAGTCATCGACTGGGCCGCGCCGCTGGACCGGGCGGCACAGGCGGTCGACCAACGGCTGAAGATGCCGGCGTGGATGGAGGCCTTCGCCGCGCGCGGCGGCGACCTGCGCATCGTCGATGTGGGCGTGGACGAGCTGGAAGACCTGACGCGCGAACACGAGCTGGTGCTGCTGGCCGCCGGCAAGGGTGAGATCGTCAGCCGCTTCGAGCGCGATGCGCAGCGCAGTCCGTTCGACAAGCCGCAGCGCGCGCTGGCGCTGACCTACGTGACCGGCATGGTGCCGCGCGAGCCGTTCTCGCGGGTGTGCTTCAACCTGATCCCGGGCGTCGGCGAATATTTCGTCTTCCCCGCGCTGACGCTGTCGGGGCCGTGCGAGATCATGGTGTTCGAAGGCGTCCCGGGCGGCCCGATGGACCGCTGGGCCGAGGCGCGCACGCCCGCACAGCACCTCGCGGAAAGCCTGCGCATCCTGAGGACCTATGCGCCATGGGAGGCCGAGCGTTGCGGGCAGGTGGCGCTGACCGACGACAACGGCATCCTGTCGGGCCGCTTCGCGCCGACGGTGCGCAAGCCGGTGCTGACGCTGCCCTCGGGCCGGCTGGTATTCGGCATGGCTGACGCCGTGGTGGTCAACGACCCGATCACCGGGCAAGGCTCCAACAATGCCGCCAAATGCTGCAAGGTCTACCTCGACGCCATCCTCGCGCAGGGCGAGCGGCCGTTCGACCGCGACTGGATGGAGCAGACCTTCGCCCGCTACTGGCAATACGCCGGCGATGTGGTGGCATGGACCAACTCGCTGCTGACCCCGCCGCCGCCCCATATCCTGGCGCTGCTGGGCGCTGCGGGGCAATCGCCGGCGCTGGCGGCCCGTATCGCCAACGGCTTCGACAATCCGACGGACTTTTTCCCGTGGTGGATGGACCCGCAGGCCTGCCACCAGCTGATCGACCACCACCTGCCGCAGGCTGCCTGA
- the fusA gene encoding elongation factor G: protein MARKTPIERYRNIGISAHIDAGKTTTTERILFYTGVNHKIGEVHDGAATMDWMEQEQERGITITSAATTAFWKGMGGNYPEHRFNIIDTPGHVDFTIEVERSMRVLDGACMVYCAVGGVQPQSETVWRQANKYKVPRLAFVNKMDRTGANFFKVYDQLKTRLKANPVPVVVPIGAEDGFQGVVDLLEMKAIVWDEASQGVKFEYQDIPAELQATADEWREKMVESAAEASEELMEKYLGGEELTRAEIVKALRDRTIACEIQPMLCGTAFKNKGVQRMLDAVIDFLPSPVDIPPVTGTDEDDSEKKLERKADDNEKFSALAFKIMTDPFVGQLIFFRVYSGKINSGDTVYNPVKSKKERLGRILQMHANQREEIKEVLAGDIAAAVGLKDATTGDTLCDPAAPIVLERMVFPEPVISQAVEPKTKADQEKMGIALNRLAAEDPSFRVRTDEESGQTIISGMGELHLEILVDRMKREFNVEANIGAPQVAYRETIRKTAEGVEGKFVKQSGGRGQYGHAVITLEPQEPGKGFEFIDAIKGGVIPREYIPAVEKGIVDTLPNGILAGFPVVDVKVTLTFGSYHDVDSNENAFRMAGSMAFKEAMRKASPVLLEPMMAVEVETPEDYTGTVMGDLSSRRGIVQGMDDMVGGGKIIKAEVPLSEMFGYSTSLRSATQGRATYTMEFKHYAEAPKNIAEAVMTAKGK, encoded by the coding sequence GTGGCTCGTAAGACTCCTATTGAGCGCTACCGTAACATCGGTATTTCGGCTCACATTGACGCGGGTAAAACCACCACGACCGAGCGGATCCTGTTCTACACCGGTGTGAACCACAAGATCGGTGAAGTGCATGATGGCGCGGCCACCATGGACTGGATGGAGCAGGAGCAGGAGCGCGGCATCACCATCACGTCTGCTGCGACCACCGCCTTCTGGAAGGGCATGGGCGGCAACTACCCCGAGCACCGCTTCAACATCATCGACACCCCGGGCCACGTGGACTTCACCATCGAGGTGGAGCGTTCCATGCGCGTGCTGGACGGCGCCTGCATGGTGTACTGCGCAGTGGGTGGCGTGCAGCCGCAGTCGGAAACCGTCTGGCGTCAGGCCAACAAGTACAAGGTGCCGCGTCTGGCGTTCGTCAACAAGATGGACCGTACCGGCGCGAACTTCTTCAAGGTCTACGACCAGCTGAAGACCCGCCTGAAGGCCAACCCGGTGCCGGTCGTGGTGCCGATCGGCGCTGAAGACGGCTTCCAGGGCGTCGTCGATCTGCTGGAAATGAAGGCGATCGTTTGGGACGAAGCCAGCCAGGGCGTGAAGTTCGAATACCAGGACATCCCGGCCGAGCTGCAAGCCACCGCTGACGAATGGCGCGAGAAGATGGTCGAGTCCGCCGCCGAAGCCAGCGAAGAGCTGATGGAAAAGTACCTGGGCGGCGAAGAGCTGACCCGCGCCGAGATCGTCAAGGCGCTGCGTGACCGTACCATCGCCTGCGAAATCCAGCCGATGCTGTGCGGCACCGCGTTCAAGAACAAGGGCGTGCAGCGCATGCTCGACGCCGTGATCGACTTCCTGCCGTCGCCGGTCGACATTCCGCCGGTTACGGGCACGGACGAGGACGACAGCGAGAAGAAGCTCGAGCGCAAGGCTGACGACAACGAAAAGTTCTCGGCACTGGCGTTCAAGATCATGACCGACCCGTTCGTTGGCCAGCTGATCTTCTTCCGCGTGTACTCGGGCAAGATCAATTCGGGCGACACCGTGTACAACCCGGTCAAGAGCAAGAAGGAACGCCTCGGCCGTATTCTGCAGATGCACGCCAACCAGCGCGAAGAAATCAAGGAAGTGCTGGCCGGCGACATCGCCGCTGCGGTGGGCCTGAAGGATGCCACCACGGGCGATACGCTGTGCGATCCGGCTGCCCCGATCGTGCTCGAGCGCATGGTGTTCCCGGAGCCGGTGATCTCGCAGGCTGTCGAGCCGAAGACCAAGGCTGACCAGGAAAAGATGGGCATCGCCCTGAACCGCCTGGCCGCTGAAGATCCGTCGTTCCGCGTGCGTACCGATGAAGAATCGGGCCAGACCATCATTTCGGGCATGGGCGAGCTCCACCTCGAAATCCTGGTCGACCGCATGAAGCGCGAATTCAACGTGGAAGCCAACATCGGCGCGCCGCAGGTGGCCTACCGCGAAACCATTCGCAAGACGGCCGAAGGCGTCGAGGGCAAGTTCGTCAAGCAGTCGGGCGGCCGCGGCCAGTACGGTCACGCCGTGATCACGCTGGAACCGCAAGAGCCGGGCAAGGGCTTCGAGTTCATCGACGCCATCAAGGGCGGTGTGATTCCTCGCGAATACATCCCGGCGGTCGAAAAGGGTATCGTCGACACGCTGCCGAACGGCATCCTGGCTGGCTTCCCGGTGGTGGACGTGAAGGTCACGCTGACGTTCGGTTCGTACCACGACGTGGACTCGAACGAAAACGCGTTCCGCATGGCCGGCTCGATGGCTTTCAAGGAAGCCATGCGCAAGGCCAGCCCGGTTCTGCTCGAGCCGATGATGGCCGTGGAAGTGGAAACGCCGGAAGACTACACCGGTACCGTGATGGGCGACCTGTCGTCCCGCCGCGGCATCGTGCAGGGCATGGACGACATGGTGGGCGGCGGCAAGATCATCAAGGCCGAAGTCCCGCTGTCGGAAATGTTCGGTTATTCCACGTCGCTGCGCTCGGCCACGCAAGGCCGCGCCACGTACACCATGGAATTCAAGCACTACGCTGAGGCACCGAAGAACATCGCCGAAGCCGTGATGACGGCCAAGGGCAAGTAA
- the tuf gene encoding elongation factor Tu, with translation MAKEKFERTKPHVNVGTIGHVDHGKTTLTAAIATVLAAKFGGAAKKYDEIDAAPEEKARGITINTAHVEYETANRHYAHVDCPGHADYVKNMITGAAQMDGAILVCSAADGPMPQTREHILLARQVGVPYIIVFLNKCDMVDDAELLELVEMEVRELLSKYEFPGDDTPIIKGSAKLALEGDKGELGEVAIMNLAEALDTYIPTPERAVDGTFLMPVEDVFSISGRGTVVTGRIERGIIKVGEEIEIVGIRPTVKTTCTGVEMFRKLLDQGQAGDNVGLLLRGTKREDVERGQVLCKPGSIKPHTHFTGEVYILSKDEGGRHTPFFNNYRPQFYFRTTDVTGSIELPADKEMVMPGDNVSITVKLIAPIAMEEGLRFAIREGGRTVGAGVVAKILD, from the coding sequence ATGGCAAAGGAAAAGTTCGAGCGGACCAAGCCGCACGTGAACGTTGGTACGATTGGTCACGTTGACCACGGCAAGACCACGCTGACCGCAGCGATCGCCACGGTGCTGGCTGCCAAGTTCGGCGGTGCCGCCAAGAAGTACGACGAAATCGACGCAGCGCCGGAAGAAAAGGCCCGCGGTATTACCATCAATACCGCGCACGTCGAGTACGAGACGGCCAACCGCCACTACGCGCACGTTGACTGCCCGGGCCACGCCGACTACGTGAAGAACATGATCACGGGTGCCGCCCAGATGGACGGCGCGATCCTGGTGTGCTCGGCCGCTGACGGCCCGATGCCGCAGACGCGCGAGCACATCCTGCTGGCCCGTCAGGTTGGCGTGCCGTACATCATCGTGTTCCTGAACAAGTGCGACATGGTGGACGACGCTGAACTGCTCGAGCTGGTCGAGATGGAAGTTCGCGAACTGCTGAGCAAGTACGAGTTCCCCGGCGACGACACCCCGATCATCAAGGGTTCGGCCAAGCTGGCGCTGGAAGGCGACAAGGGCGAGCTGGGCGAAGTGGCCATCATGAACCTGGCCGAAGCGCTGGACACCTACATCCCGACGCCGGAGCGTGCCGTTGACGGTACCTTCCTGATGCCGGTGGAAGACGTGTTCTCGATCTCGGGTCGCGGCACCGTGGTGACCGGCCGTATCGAGCGCGGCATCATCAAGGTCGGCGAAGAAATCGAAATCGTCGGTATCCGCCCGACCGTGAAGACCACCTGCACCGGCGTGGAAATGTTCCGCAAGCTGCTGGACCAGGGCCAGGCTGGCGACAACGTCGGTCTGCTGCTGCGCGGCACCAAGCGTGAAGACGTGGAGCGCGGCCAGGTGCTGTGCAAGCCGGGTTCGATCAAGCCGCACACCCACTTCACCGGCGAGGTGTACATCCTGTCGAAGGACGAAGGCGGCCGTCACACCCCGTTCTTCAACAACTACCGCCCGCAGTTCTACTTCCGCACCACCGACGTGACCGGCTCGATCGAGCTGCCGGCGGACAAGGAAATGGTGATGCCGGGTGACAACGTGTCGATCACCGTCAAGCTGATCGCCCCGATCGCCATGGAAGAAGGCCTGCGCTTCGCAATCCGCGAAGGCGGCCGTACCGTCGGCGCCGGCGTCGTGGCAAAGATCCTCGACTAA
- a CDS encoding AraC family transcriptional regulator, with the protein MQLPPAATAAGPLARALLGDPARCVFASTDVAETRAAVGRVFKPHRLEVRGTRLQARMHHAPLGAVSFNRLAYGADVTIDPGPLGDFLLVQMPLSGQADIRCGDQHILSTPDSASVLTPADALAMRWSADSDQLIVRIERSALDRICAAHLGRRPERPLRFALGMAWRTGAWYELMRYLAAMLETAPESARHPLTACQLEQLVIGTLLTAQPHSLSDALREHGKPLAPRHVKVVEEYIHANAGAELTPALLAEVAGVSVRSLFAGFREHRGTGPMAYLRTVRLERVRRDLLNDASVASVSAAALRWGFAHLGRFSAEYRRAFGECPAQTLRRRGAG; encoded by the coding sequence ATGCAGCTGCCCCCCGCCGCCACGGCCGCCGGACCGTTGGCGCGCGCCCTGCTCGGCGACCCCGCGCGGTGCGTGTTCGCCTCGACCGACGTAGCCGAGACGCGCGCCGCCGTCGGCCGCGTGTTCAAGCCGCACCGGCTGGAAGTGCGTGGTACCCGGCTGCAGGCGCGCATGCACCATGCCCCGCTGGGCGCGGTGTCGTTCAACCGGTTGGCCTACGGCGCCGATGTCACCATCGATCCCGGCCCGCTGGGCGACTTCCTGCTGGTGCAGATGCCGCTGTCGGGCCAGGCCGATATCCGCTGCGGCGACCAGCACATCCTGTCCACGCCGGACAGCGCCTCGGTGCTGACGCCGGCCGACGCGCTCGCGATGCGCTGGAGCGCGGACAGCGACCAGCTGATCGTGCGCATCGAGCGCAGCGCGCTCGACCGGATCTGCGCCGCCCACCTGGGCCGGCGTCCCGAGCGCCCGCTGCGCTTTGCGCTCGGCATGGCGTGGCGCACCGGCGCCTGGTACGAGCTGATGCGCTACCTCGCCGCGATGCTCGAGACGGCGCCGGAATCGGCCCGGCATCCCCTCACCGCCTGCCAGCTCGAGCAACTGGTGATCGGCACGCTGCTGACCGCGCAGCCGCACAGCCTGTCGGACGCGCTGCGCGAACACGGCAAGCCGCTGGCGCCGCGCCATGTGAAGGTGGTGGAGGAATACATCCATGCCAACGCCGGCGCGGAGTTGACGCCCGCCCTGCTGGCGGAGGTGGCCGGGGTCAGCGTGCGCAGCCTGTTCGCCGGGTTCCGCGAGCATCGCGGGACGGGACCGATGGCCTACCTGCGCACGGTGCGGCTGGAGCGGGTGCGGCGGGACCTGCTGAACGATGCATCGGTGGCATCGGTCAGCGCCGCGGCATTGCGCTGGGGTTTTGCGCATCTGGGGCGCTTCAGCGCGGAATATCGGCGGGCATTCGGTGAATGTCCGGCGCAGACGCTGCGGCGGCGTGGGGCGGGTTGA
- the rpsJ gene encoding 30S ribosomal protein S10: MQNQKIRIRLKAFDYRLIDQSAAEIVDTAKRTGAIVKGPVPLPTRIQRFDILRSPHVNKTSRDQFEIRTHQRLMDIVDPTDKTVDALMKLDLPAGVDVEIKV; this comes from the coding sequence ATGCAGAACCAGAAGATCCGTATCCGCCTGAAGGCTTTCGACTATCGCCTGATCGACCAGTCGGCTGCCGAAATCGTGGATACCGCCAAGCGTACCGGCGCGATCGTCAAGGGCCCGGTGCCCCTGCCGACCCGCATCCAGCGCTTCGACATCCTGCGTTCGCCGCACGTCAACAAGACCAGCCGCGATCAGTTCGAGATCCGCACTCACCAGCGCCTGATGGACATCGTCGATCCGACCGACAAGACGGTTGACGCGCTGATGAAGCTCGACCTGCCGGCCGGCGTGGACGTCGAGATCAAGGTGTAA
- the rpsG gene encoding 30S ribosomal protein S7, which produces MPRRREVPKRDVLPDPKFGNVEVAKFMNVLMLDGKKSVAERIVYGAFDQIEKKAGKAPIEVFSVAINNVKPVVEVKSRRVGGANYQVPVEVRPSRRLALAMRWLREAAKKRSEKSMALRLAGELLEASEGRGGAMKKRDEVHRMAEANKAFSHFRF; this is translated from the coding sequence ATGCCACGTCGTCGTGAAGTCCCCAAGCGGGATGTTCTGCCTGATCCGAAGTTCGGCAACGTTGAAGTTGCCAAGTTCATGAACGTGCTGATGCTGGACGGCAAGAAGTCGGTTGCCGAACGTATCGTCTATGGCGCGTTCGACCAGATCGAAAAGAAGGCAGGCAAGGCCCCCATCGAAGTGTTCTCCGTTGCCATCAACAACGTGAAGCCGGTGGTGGAAGTGAAGAGCCGTCGCGTGGGCGGCGCCAACTATCAGGTTCCGGTCGAAGTCCGTCCGTCGCGTCGTCTGGCATTGGCGATGCGTTGGCTGCGCGAGGCCGCGAAGAAACGCAGCGAGAAGTCGATGGCGCTGCGCCTGGCAGGTGAGCTGCTGGAAGCATCGGAAGGCCGTGGCGGCGCGATGAAGAAGCGCGACGAAGTGCACCGCATGGCCGAAGCCAACAAGGCGTTCTCGCATTTCCGCTTCTAA
- a CDS encoding dienelactone hydrolase family protein — translation MGQTIQIQTPEGSFSGYLAVPATGKGPGIVLCQEIFGVNATMRQVADYYAEEGYTVLVPDLFWRLAPGIELTDRGEDFQRALGLYQQFDEARGVQDVGAALDALRARPECVGLTGVLGFCLGGKLAYLAACRLPDVACAVAYYGVGIEHALGEAAQVRGRLVLHIAEKDGFCPPQAQAAIREALAGRDNIDVYVYPGVDHAFARAGGEHFDKPSALMAHQRSIAALRREMGPHYDFSALWDKHCEYEFATRDVDATMATMVPQPYVNHIPTMTGGVGYAQLRRFYQNHFVHSNPADTTLIPLSRTVGATQIVDELLFCFTHTCEIDWMLPGVPPTGKRVEIPLIAIVKFRGDKLYHEHIYWDQASVLVQIGKLDPAGLPVAGVETARKLVDEMLPSNTLMARWQESEGK, via the coding sequence ATGGGCCAGACCATCCAGATCCAGACCCCCGAAGGCAGTTTCAGCGGCTATCTCGCCGTTCCCGCGACAGGCAAGGGTCCGGGAATCGTGCTGTGTCAGGAGATCTTCGGCGTCAATGCCACCATGCGGCAGGTCGCCGACTATTACGCCGAAGAGGGTTACACGGTGCTGGTTCCCGACCTGTTCTGGCGCCTCGCGCCTGGCATCGAGCTGACCGATCGCGGCGAGGATTTCCAGCGCGCGCTGGGCCTGTACCAGCAGTTCGACGAGGCCAGGGGCGTGCAGGACGTGGGCGCGGCGCTGGACGCGCTGCGCGCTCGCCCGGAATGTGTCGGCCTGACTGGCGTGCTCGGCTTCTGCCTGGGCGGCAAGCTGGCCTACCTGGCGGCGTGCCGGCTGCCGGACGTGGCCTGTGCTGTGGCCTATTACGGTGTGGGCATCGAGCACGCACTTGGCGAAGCCGCTCAAGTGCGAGGCCGCCTCGTGCTGCATATCGCGGAGAAGGACGGCTTCTGCCCGCCGCAGGCACAGGCCGCGATCCGCGAAGCCCTCGCCGGGCGCGACAACATCGACGTCTACGTCTATCCGGGGGTCGACCACGCCTTCGCGCGCGCCGGCGGCGAGCACTTCGACAAGCCCTCGGCGCTGATGGCGCACCAGCGCTCGATCGCCGCGCTGCGCCGCGAGATGGGTCCGCACTATGACTTCTCCGCGCTGTGGGACAAGCACTGCGAGTATGAATTCGCCACGCGCGACGTCGATGCCACCATGGCGACGATGGTGCCGCAGCCCTATGTGAACCACATCCCGACCATGACCGGCGGCGTCGGCTACGCGCAGCTGCGGCGCTTCTACCAGAACCACTTCGTCCACAGCAACCCGGCCGATACCACGCTGATCCCGCTGTCGCGCACGGTCGGCGCCACGCAGATCGTCGACGAGCTGCTGTTCTGCTTCACGCATACCTGCGAGATCGACTGGATGCTGCCGGGCGTGCCGCCCACGGGCAAGCGCGTGGAGATCCCGCTGATCGCCATCGTCAAGTTCCGCGGCGACAAGCTCTATCACGAGCATATCTACTGGGACCAGGCCAGCGTGCTGGTGCAGATCGGCAAGCTCGACCCGGCGGGTCTGCCGGTGGCGGGCGTGGAGACAGCGCGCAAGCTGGTGGACGAGATGCTGCCGTCGAACACGCTGATGGCGCGCTGGCAGGAGAGCGAGGGCAAGTAA
- a CDS encoding SDR family oxidoreductase, producing the protein MKGLQDKVAIVTGGATLIGAGVARAFVAAGARVAIFDIDAANGERVAAELGKDALFIAADITQDEQVRDAVGQVAQRFGGVDFLVNLACTYLDDGFRSSRADWLAALDVNVVSGVMLAQAVQPLMRARGGGAIVNFTSISANVAQTGRWLYPVSKAAIAQLTRNMAMDLAPDRIRVNSVSPGWTWCRLMDEVSGGNRARTDAVAAPFHLLGRVGEPDEVAQVVLFLCSDHASFVTGADYAVDGGYSAMGPEQNVPAIGKLAG; encoded by the coding sequence ATGAAGGGATTGCAGGACAAGGTGGCCATCGTCACCGGCGGCGCCACGCTGATCGGCGCGGGCGTGGCGCGGGCCTTCGTCGCGGCCGGCGCGCGGGTGGCGATTTTCGATATCGATGCCGCCAACGGTGAGCGCGTTGCCGCGGAGCTGGGCAAGGACGCGCTTTTTATCGCGGCCGATATCACGCAGGACGAACAGGTCCGCGATGCCGTGGGCCAGGTCGCGCAGCGCTTCGGCGGCGTGGACTTCCTGGTCAACCTGGCCTGCACCTATCTCGACGACGGCTTCCGCTCCAGCCGTGCCGACTGGCTGGCGGCGCTCGATGTCAATGTCGTGTCCGGCGTGATGCTGGCGCAGGCGGTGCAGCCGCTGATGCGCGCGCGCGGCGGCGGCGCCATCGTCAACTTCACCAGCATCTCGGCCAACGTCGCGCAGACCGGGCGCTGGCTCTATCCGGTCTCGAAGGCCGCCATCGCACAACTGACGCGGAATATGGCGATGGACCTGGCGCCCGACCGCATCCGCGTGAACTCGGTCTCGCCGGGGTGGACCTGGTGCCGGCTGATGGATGAGGTCAGCGGCGGCAACCGCGCCCGTACCGATGCCGTCGCTGCGCCGTTCCATCTGCTGGGCCGCGTTGGCGAGCCCGACGAGGTTGCACAGGTGGTGCTGTTCCTGTGCTCCGACCATGCCAGCTTCGTCACCGGCGCGGATTATGCCGTCGACGGCGGCTACAGCGCCATGGGCCCGGAGCAGAACGTCCCGGCAATCGGCAAGCTGGCCGGCTGA